The nucleotide window GGAGCGGCTGGATTTTTTTGTGCCCTTAACATTGCTGAAATGCATCCCCATCTATCGGTAGCCATTTTGGAAAAAACGAAAGAAGGTCTTGGGAAAGTAAAAATCTCCGGAGGAGGTAGGTGTAATGTTACCCATGCCGAGTTTGAACCCAAACCATTAACGACCTACTATCCTAGGGGTGAAAAGGAATTGTTAGGTCCCTTCCATACCTTTATGACAGGTGATACCATGCAGTGGTTTGCAGAAAAGGGGGTTGAGCTTAAGATTGAAGAGGATGGTCGGGTTTTTCCAATTTCGGATTCGTCTTCAACTATTATCGACTGTTTTAAATCATCCGCTAAACAATCTGGGGTAAAAGTGTATTACAGCACTTCCGTTAAACAGATTTTAGTTGAAGATGACAATTATGTGCTTAATACAAATCATGAACCCTTTTCAGCTTCAAGAATAGTAATGGCAACTGGTAGTTCCCAAGGTATGTGGCAACTGCTTCAACAGTTGGGCCATCGAATAGAGGAGGCAGTGCCCTCTTTATTTACCTTCAATATTGAAGACAAGCAGTTAAAAGCGATTCCGGGAGTTTCTGTTCCTAAAGTTGAGATAGAGGTTGTGGGAACCGACTTATATGCTGAAGGGCCTTTGTTGGTTACCCATTGGGGACTTAGTGGTCCGGCAGTTTTAAAGCTGTCGGCCTTTGGCGCTATCCGTTTGAATGAATTAGATTATAAATTTCAAATCAAGGTGAATTTCGTGTTGAAATTTAAAGACGACCTTCTTGAAATTCTGAAAGACGAACGCAATGCCATTGGTAAGAAGCGAGTGCTATCAACTCCACTTTTCGAATTGCCAAAACGCCTATGGCAGCAATTGGTTGTTCGTGCAGGCATATCTCAAGAACAGCGTTGGGGCGATTTAAACAAGCTTGAAATGGATCAATTGGCTGATGTTTTAACTGAATGTGTTTTTAATGTGGATGGTAAAAGCACTTATAAGGAAGAATTTGTAACTGCCGGGGGAATTGCCCTTGAGGAAGTTAATTTTAAAACCTTTGAAAGTAAACTGTTGCCTAACCTTTATTTTGCAGGTGAGATTTTAAATATCGATGGAGTTACTGGAGGATTTAATTTTCAAAACGCTTGGACATCAGCTTATATAGTAGCTAAATCACTCGGATGATGGAAACATATATTGCGCTTCTAAGGGGTATTAATGTAAGTGGGCAAAAAAAGGTGCCTATGGCTGATTTAAGAATGGGGCTTACGAAAGCCGGACTTGGAGAGGTGCAAACGTATATCCAAACCGGAAACATTATTCTCAAGTCCGACTCCAACCCACATAAACTGAAAGAATTAATTGAAGCCACCATTAAACAGAAATTTGGTTTTGATGTGCCAACATTGGTTTTAACTCCAGCACAAATAATGGCGGTAATTAATGATTCTCCCTTTTCTGGAATCCATCTAGAAAAAAGCTATTTTGTTTTGCTTTATGAAGGGCCAACAACTTCAAAAATTGAAGACATACAGAAACTTGCCGTTAAGGATGAACCTTTCAAGATAACTAGTGAATGTGTGTATTTAAATCCAACTAACGGATATGGTCGGGCGAAATTCCATAACAATTTTTTTGAAAAGAAACTTGAAGTAAAAGCCACCACAAGGAACTATAAAACCATGCTAAAGTTATTATCTTTGTGCCAATGATTTAAAGATGATACACCACCAATTTGTCCCTCAAAAATTATCTGACAAAAAAATAAAAGGTACTACAACTTGGGAGGCGCCAAGTAATATAGCATTGGTAAAGTATTGGGGAAAAAAGGAGCCCCAAATACCTATGAATACTTCCTTAAGTTTTACCCTTTCCCAATCTAGAACCATCACAACATTAAGCTATATCCCTAAAAAAGGGGAGGTGGCTGATTTTGAAGTCTGGTTAGATAACGAACTCAAAGAAGATTTTAAGCCTAAAATCAAAAAGTTTCTGAGCAGGGTTGATGATTATTTGCCTTTTTTGGGAGATTACGATTTGAAAATTGAAACTACCAATACATTTCCCCATTCTTCTGGTATAGCTTCCTCTGCTTCCGGTATGGCGGCATTAAGCCTTTGTTTGATGCAGATGGAATTGGAATTGAATCCAGAAATGGATGATGCATTTTTTCGGCATAAAGCATCTTTTTTGGCTCGCCTAGGTTCCGGTAGCGCGTGCAGAAGTTTGGATGGTGGTATTGTGGTTTGGGGTGAGCATCCTTCAATTCCCGGAAGTAGCGATTTGTGTGGTGTAGGCTATCCTCTTGAAATAGATGATGTCTTTAATGGCTATAAGGATGCAATTCTAATTGTGGAAGAGGGGCAAAAGCAAGTGAGTAGTACCCTTGGCCATAGTTTAATGGATAACCATCCATTTGCTGAACAACGTTTTAGTCAGGCAAATGCTAACATCGATCAATTGATTCCGATATTGGAAATTGGAGATTTAGAGGCATTTGTCAACTTGGTTGAAAGTGAGGCTCTGAGTTTACATGCCATGATGATGACTAGCGATCCAAACTATTTATTGATGAAGCCAAACACCTTGGCAATTATCAACAAAATTTGGGAATTTAGAAGGTTGAGTGGTATAATGATTTGTTTTACGTTGGATGCTGGAGCCAATGTACACCTGCTTTATCCCGCCTCCTATGCCAAGCATGTGACCTCTTTTATTGAGCGAGAATTGCTAAAATATTGCCAAAACAAGAAATTTATTCAAGACGAAGTTGGTATTGGTCCGCGACAATTATAAATTTAGTGTATATTTGTGCCTTATTATTGGCTTTAACCCTATAGGCTATAGTTAGTTAGATGAAAGGACCCCTGTTTTATTCCAAAATATTACTTTTCGGAGAGTACGGAATCATTAAAGATTCCAAAGGTCTATCAATCCCATACAACTTTTTTAATGGTGCTTTAAAGGTGGATGAACAACCTGATGAAAGGGCTCAGCGTTCAAACCAAAATTTAAGGTCCTTTATGGAGTACCTAAAAACTATCGATGAAAATTTGGTGCGTTTTGACTTTGAGCGTTTAGGGAAAGATATAGACGCAGGTATGTATTTTGATTCATCTATTCCACAAGGCTATGGTGTGGGTAGTAGCGGTGCTTTAGTTGCTGCCATTTACGACCATTACGCGCAGGAAAAAATTACTGTTCTTGAAAATCTAACTAGGGAGAAATTACTCACTTTAAAGAGGATTTTTTCAAATATGGAATCCTTTTTCCATGGTAAGTCTTCGGGATTAGATCCTCTTAATAGTTATCTAAGCATACCTATCCTTATAAATTCTAAGGATGATATTGAGGCTACGGGTATTCCATCGCAAAAAAGTAACGGAAAAGGCGCTGTTTTCTTAATTGACAGCGGTGTGGTTGGAGAAACTGCCCCAATGGTTTCCATTTTTATGGAAAACATGAAACAGGAGGGTTTCAGAAATATGTTGAAGGACCAGTTTATCAAACATACAGATGCCTGTGTGGAGGATTTTCTGAAAGGCGACATTAAATCCCTTTTTAGTAATACCAAGCAACTTTCCAAAGTTGTATTGAGCCATTTTAAACCTATGATTCCTAAACCATTTCACGATTTATGGAAGAAAGGTTTAGAGACTAATGACTACTACCTAAAACTTTGTGGGTCTGGCGGTGGAGGATACATTCTAGGTTTTGCCGAAGATTTTGAGAAGGCCAAAACTGCTCTCAAAGATTACCGATTAGAAGTGGTCTACAACTTCTAATAAATTTCCATGTTATCCCAAAAACAAAAGCAAGTGCTGCTAAAATTCTTTAGCATGTTTTCAGCTGTTCGCGGATATAATATTTTGGTGATTATTATTGCCCAATACCTAACTTCCATATACATACTCGCGCCTGAAAGACCGTTAAAGGAAGTTCTGTTCGATCCTAATTTATTTATTATTGTATTGGCCACCGCAGCGGTAATTGCAGGCGGATATATTATCAACAATTTTTATGATGTAGAAAAGGATCTTATTAACCGGCCGCATAAAACTAAACTAGATGGTATAGTTAGTCAGAATACAAAGCTCTCGCTCTATTTTGTCTTAAATTTTTTGGCAGTAATACTAGCCAGTTATATATCCTTTAGGGCGGTAATCTTTTTCTCTTCCTATATTTTTGCCATTTGGCTGTACTCCCATAAATTGAAGAAAATGCCCTTCGTTGGTAATTTGGTTTCTGCAGTGTTGACGATTACGCCATTCTTTGCAATATTC belongs to Aegicerativicinus sediminis and includes:
- a CDS encoding BaiN/RdsA family NAD(P)/FAD-dependent oxidoreductase — protein: MEHFDIIVVGGGAAGFFCALNIAEMHPHLSVAILEKTKEGLGKVKISGGGRCNVTHAEFEPKPLTTYYPRGEKELLGPFHTFMTGDTMQWFAEKGVELKIEEDGRVFPISDSSSTIIDCFKSSAKQSGVKVYYSTSVKQILVEDDNYVLNTNHEPFSASRIVMATGSSQGMWQLLQQLGHRIEEAVPSLFTFNIEDKQLKAIPGVSVPKVEIEVVGTDLYAEGPLLVTHWGLSGPAVLKLSAFGAIRLNELDYKFQIKVNFVLKFKDDLLEILKDERNAIGKKRVLSTPLFELPKRLWQQLVVRAGISQEQRWGDLNKLEMDQLADVLTECVFNVDGKSTYKEEFVTAGGIALEEVNFKTFESKLLPNLYFAGEILNIDGVTGGFNFQNAWTSAYIVAKSLG
- a CDS encoding DUF1697 domain-containing protein, translating into METYIALLRGINVSGQKKVPMADLRMGLTKAGLGEVQTYIQTGNIILKSDSNPHKLKELIEATIKQKFGFDVPTLVLTPAQIMAVINDSPFSGIHLEKSYFVLLYEGPTTSKIEDIQKLAVKDEPFKITSECVYLNPTNGYGRAKFHNNFFEKKLEVKATTRNYKTMLKLLSLCQ
- a CDS encoding diphosphomevalonate/mevalonate 3,5-bisphosphate decarboxylase family protein produces the protein MIHHQFVPQKLSDKKIKGTTTWEAPSNIALVKYWGKKEPQIPMNTSLSFTLSQSRTITTLSYIPKKGEVADFEVWLDNELKEDFKPKIKKFLSRVDDYLPFLGDYDLKIETTNTFPHSSGIASSASGMAALSLCLMQMELELNPEMDDAFFRHKASFLARLGSGSACRSLDGGIVVWGEHPSIPGSSDLCGVGYPLEIDDVFNGYKDAILIVEEGQKQVSSTLGHSLMDNHPFAEQRFSQANANIDQLIPILEIGDLEAFVNLVESEALSLHAMMMTSDPNYLLMKPNTLAIINKIWEFRRLSGIMICFTLDAGANVHLLYPASYAKHVTSFIERELLKYCQNKKFIQDEVGIGPRQL
- a CDS encoding mevalonate kinase family protein translates to MKGPLFYSKILLFGEYGIIKDSKGLSIPYNFFNGALKVDEQPDERAQRSNQNLRSFMEYLKTIDENLVRFDFERLGKDIDAGMYFDSSIPQGYGVGSSGALVAAIYDHYAQEKITVLENLTREKLLTLKRIFSNMESFFHGKSSGLDPLNSYLSIPILINSKDDIEATGIPSQKSNGKGAVFLIDSGVVGETAPMVSIFMENMKQEGFRNMLKDQFIKHTDACVEDFLKGDIKSLFSNTKQLSKVVLSHFKPMIPKPFHDLWKKGLETNDYYLKLCGSGGGGYILGFAEDFEKAKTALKDYRLEVVYNF
- a CDS encoding geranylgeranylglycerol-phosphate geranylgeranyltransferase, which gives rise to MLSQKQKQVLLKFFSMFSAVRGYNILVIIIAQYLTSIYILAPERPLKEVLFDPNLFIIVLATAAVIAGGYIINNFYDVEKDLINRPHKTKLDGIVSQNTKLSLYFVLNFLAVILASYISFRAVIFFSSYIFAIWLYSHKLKKMPFVGNLVSAVLTITPFFAIFIYYKNFAEVIFVHATFLFLMISMRELTKDLENLKGDLLQNYRTIPVVYGEKASKVMLTILAALTLVPIYLLINYFQIGHMDVYFYLCIALLTLFLYILWNSRRKIHYLVLHNVLKFIIVAGVFGILLIDVHVVLNRIL